One uncultured Carboxylicivirga sp. genomic window, GGAGAAGGCTTTTGATGAATATGAATCCCTGGCCACAACAGAGGCTTTTGCTGCCGAATATCTGGATGCTCGTGAAAAAGCATTTACCAACGGTTTGGCAACTTCTACAGATGTAGTCGACGCACAACTGAACATGGAGAAAGTAAAAATTGCCAAGTTGCAGGCAGCTTATGCTTACGATGTTGCTTTGGCGTCAATGCTTCAGTATTGCGGAGCCAGTAACACTTTTGAGCAGTATCGATAAAACAAGTCATTAGTAGAATGAAAGAGTCAAAAGTATTAAACTGAGCTTGTCGAAAAATCTTGTGACTATTCTCTACTGACTACAGATTAGAAATAAATAAAAAGTAAAATACAGTCAAATACATTTGACCCAAAAAGATTAAGCATTATGAATAAAAAAGCTTATAGCCTGATAATCCTTATGGCTGCACTTCTAATAATTAGTGTATGTGGTTGGTTTTTCGTTAGTCCAGACCCTGTTTTGATTCGTGGTGAAGTTGACGCTAAACAAGTTAGTATCGCTACCAAAATTGTAGGACGCGTTGCCCGATTAGATATAGAAGAAGGGCAACATGTACAAAAAGGTGATACTCTGATGATTATTGACAGTCCTGAAGTATATGCAAAATTGATGCAGGCAGAGGCTGTTAAAGCGGCTGCTACCGCCCAAAGCGATAAAGCACAAAAAGGTGCACGCGATGAGCAAATTGAAGCTGCTAAAAGTGTTTGGAAAAAAGCTGAAGCAGCATCTGACCTGATGGCAAAAACATTTGAGCGTATCCAGACTCTATATGAAGAAGGTGTTGTTCCGGCTCAAAAAAGAGACGAAGTTGAAACTCAGATGAAAGCAGCTCAACTAACCGCAAAAGCAGCTGAAGCTCAATACCTGATGGCAAAAAACGGTGCCCGTACAGAAGATAAATCAGCGGCTGCTGCCCTGGTTAATCAGGCTAATGGTGCTGTAACCGAGGTGGAATCATACATAAAAGAAACAGAAGTAATAGCTGGTATCAGTGGGCAGATTTCAACCATTATTCCAAACGAAGGTGAACTGGTTACACCGGGTCTGCCAGTGGTTACTATTACAGATTTAAGCGATGCCTGGATGACTTTTAACATTCGCGAGGACTGGTTACCTAAAGTAAAGCAAGGAAAACAATTTCCTGTGAGCATCCCTGCTTTGGGTCTTGAAGATGTGATGGTTGAAGTGACATACATTAATTCATTGGGAAATTTTGCTACCAACACAGCAACAAAGTCTGTTGGTGACTACGATTTAAAAACCTTTGAAGTACGCATGAAACCAACTCAAAACATCGATGGCTTATTGCCAGGAATGAGCGTTATTGTTAATTCAGAATTGTTTCAATAAAAAGAGTTCACCTTGTTAAATAAAGAACAATATCAAGGAATGAAAGGATTGATGCTTCGGGAGTGGAACGAAATACTTAAAACCCGCACACTACGCATGTGTCTGGTTTATTTCCCCATTCTTGCACTCATTTTCTTTACCTGGTTTTTCAAAGCTCAACAGCCCGATAATCTGCCTATTGCTGTTATTGACACAGACAACAGTTCAACCTCATCAAAGCTTGTTAAGATGCTGGATGCGGTTCCTGAATTAAAACTGGTTCGCAGCTATACAGACTTAAAATCAGCTGAAACAGGATTAAAAGAAGGTACTATTTATGGGGTGGTTGCCATTCCTGAGGGTTTTGAAAAATCAGTAATCAAAGGCCAACAGGGCGACGTGGTTCTGTTGTATAATAATGAATTACTCATTCCTGCAGGAACCATCAGTAAAGCGGTTAATAAGGTAACCATGACAATGGGTGCCGGCATCAGTATCAAGCGTAACATGATGAAAGGCGATAGTTATGAAACCGCACTAAAAAAGGCACAACCCATCGTGATTGATTCGCAGGTAATGTTTAACTCAACCGTTAATTACCTTTACTTTCTTGTTTCGGGAATTTTACCAGCCATACTTCAAATATTTGTTTTAATGGTTGGAGGTTTTGTTTTAGGTCGTGAATTGCGACAAGGAACAGGAAAAGAGTGGCTGGCCTATGCAGATAACAACATCATAAAAGCAGTTGTTGGTAAGATGGCACCTTATGTTGCTATTTTTACTTTAGTGGGAGTTACCTACAACAGTGTGCTTTACGATTACCTGAATGTTCCGATGAATGGAAGCAGATGGATTATTGAAATAGGACAGATACTGATGATCCTGGCATATTTTGGCATCTCATTCACGCTGGTTGCATGGTCGAGAAATATGCGGTTTTCAATAAGTATTTCTGCCATATTTGGTGCGCTGGCTTTCAGCTTCTCTGGTCTGACTTTTCCGGTATCAGGAATGCCAGATGTAGCCCAATCGTTAACACATATGTTCCCATTTACACTTTACCTGGAACTTTTTCTGAACCAAGCATTTTATGGTGCATCAGTCTTATCAGGGCTGGCCCGTTTGGCAATTATGTGTGGATTTATCATTCTTCCATTGCTTTCAATTAAAAGAATGAAGGAAGTAATGAGTGACTCAAAATTCTACGGTCGATTGTAGACAAAAAGATCAGTACAATGAATGCAATTTTAGATAAATTTAAACAGATCATATACTTCGCCGCACAAGAGTTACACAACATTGTGAAGGATTCGGGGGTCATACTAATCTTTTTTGTGGCTACCCTTCTGTACCCTGCTCTTTATGCTTTTGTATATCAAAAAGAAGCAATTGATGAATTACCAGTGGCGGTTATTGATAATGACAATACACAAACAAGCCGGAAATTGGTTAAGATGCTGGATGCATCATCAGATATTGCCATAACCGAGAAGATTAACGACTTTCAACAGGCCGAACATTTGTTTCTTGAGAAAAAGATTTATGGAATCATTACTCTGGATAATGGTTTTGAGAAACAAGTAATGAAAGGCGAACAGGCTCATATGGGTGTATATTGCGATGGTAGTTACATTATGCACTATAAAACGGTATTGACAGCTGCCACGCAAGCCGGGCTAACCTTCGGAGCGGGTGTGCAGGCCAAGAAGCTGATGATGAAAGGAACGCCTAAATCACAACTGATGGCACAGATCAGTCCGGTTAACCTTGTTTCAAAACCATTGTTTAATGCTACAGGTGGCTACGGAACTTACCTGATGCCTCCCATTATGGTTCTGGTTATTCAGCAGCTTTTACTGATAGGCATTGGAATGATTGGTGGTACACACCGTGAGAAACACAAGGGGAAATACATTATTTCGGAGGAAATTAAAGAACGTGGCTGGGATAGTTGGTTTCTGGGTAGAGCCCTAAGTTATTTCATCATTTTTATGCTCGTGGCCTATTACCTTTTTGTACTTACTTTTAAATGGTTTGATTTCCCTATTCATGGTACATCCAGTGACGCAATGGTGTTGCTTATACCAATGATACTTGCTTCTGTTTTTCTGGCAATGTGGATATCCACCTATTTTTATTTCAGAGTGCAATCAATGATGCTATTCCTGTTTACCTCATTCATCTTTTTATTTCTGAGTGGAATAAGCTGGCCAGTTGAAGCATTCCCGGCATTTTTCAAATGGTTTGCCCAAATATTACCAAGCACACATGGAATTCAGGGAATTATGAAAATCCAGATTTTTGGAGCAGAACTTTCTGAAGTACAAAATCATATAACCGCCTTATGGACACTTACTGCTATCTTTTTCGCAGGAAGTAGTCTACGATTCTGGCAGTTATCAAAAATGAAACATTGATAGTTGAATAATTTGAAAAAAGGCTGATTCATAACGTTGAATCAGCCTTTTTCTTTAAAGGTCTTTTATAATTCAGGATAACTGACTGGTGACATACCGGTTAATTCAAAATCACCCAATAATGCTCCTGCCAATGCTCTTTGTGAATAACTATCAATGTTATAACAATTGATACGAGTTTCTATTCGTGGCAAATAAATGATGTTTTTATAAGGATCGCCAAAGCCTAAACTGATAACCTTATCTTTCGGAAGCATATTGGAAGCCCACATGGTTAACGCCTCCGGACCACTTAAGGATAAATCGCCCCAAGGTACACCCGGTAAACTATAATAGGCAAAAATGATTTTATCGTATTCCAAAGCCAGGTTGGTAAGCTCTGAACCTGATTCAAAATAGCTTAAATTTCTTCGTACAGTTACCTCCAACCCTCTTTGTTTCAACTCATTTACTAACACATCAAACACACCTTCTTTGTAATCCTGCATTACCTCAACCAACAATATTTTCTGATCTGTTGGTGATAAAAATGGTGAATCAATTTCTTTTTTACTGATGAGAGTTAAAGCTTTTTTCGAAATTTCAAATGCTGTCTGATGATGTTGTTTCAGCAGTGAGTCACTTAGAGGAATGATGGTCTGATAATCCTTTTCAAACAATCCCAATTGCGCTTTCAGATTCCAGATTCGTTCAACGGCATCATCCAACCGGCTCATCGCTATTTCGCCTCTATTTACTCGGGCCTCTATTGTATCGATAACAGCCAGCGAAGGCCATAATAAAATATCAGTGCCGGCTTTAAAACACTCAACCTCTGTTTCAATCTGACTACTGTAATATTGTGCAATACCTGCCATATTTAAGGCATCACTTACTACTACTCCATTAAAGCCCATTTTATCCTTTAATAAGCCCTGAATTAACTCAGAAGAAAGAGTAGCCGGGAGAAATTCATCATTCAGCTTTTCATTCTGATAGGCAGGAAATGAAATATGGCCTGGCATAATCACCTTAACCCCATCATTTATCAGAGTTTGAAATACCTTACCGTATGTAGAATTCCATTCCTCAACAGACAGTTTATTCTGGGAAGTAGAAAAATGCTGATTGATAAAATCGGTACCGTCACCCGGAAAATGCTTTGCCGTTGCAGCAACACCATTTGTCTGCATTCCTTTGATCTGAGCTGGTAACAATTTCATTGCCAAATCAGCATCTTTACCGATGCTTCTAACATTGGTTATGTAGCTGTATGGATTGATATTTAAGTCTGCTACCGGATGTAACAACCAGTTAATTCCGATACTGCGCGCCTCTGAAGCAATGATAGCACCGTATTGCTCAGCAAGTTCTTCCGATCCGATGGCTCCCAGTCCCATTTCTGTTACCAGTTGTGTATATCCGTCAATAACAAAACCTAAACCGGTTTCAAAATCTTCGGTAAATAACAACGGATTTTGTGAGGCAATCTTACACTGATTTACAATCTTTATATACTCGTTTTTAACCGAATCGGCAGAAACAGCACCGGCAATATTCCAGTTAGCCAAAAAGATCGAGCCAATCGGATACTTTTGAAAGAATTGCTCATAAGAACCATCTCCCAATTGAAGCATCTCATTTATATTAAACTGATAGCATACCAGTTGTCCCACTTTTTCGCGAACACTCAGTTTTTTCCATTCTTTATTAACTGATAATGAATCGGTCTGCTTTGGCAACTCTTTCTTAGTTGAAGGTTGACAGCTGGCAAAAAATAGTCCGGATAGGATTATAATGGATAACAAAAGATTTTTCATAGTCTGGATTAGTTGGTTCAAGCAAAGTATTATAATTTTTTCACTTCAATTACTTTCACTAAGGTAGGTTTACTGGAAGCCACTCCTTCCCCGTCGACCTGATCAACTTTTTGGACAAACAAATGGAGCTGACCTTTTTCCTTCCATAGTTCAGTATCGAAGGAAGGTTCCCACAAACCAACTCCAAAGTCAGTAATATCAGAAAGCTCAATCTTTGTTTTCTTACCTAGAGTTACCTTAGCTAACGATACTTTTTCGTCACGCTCCTGATCTCTGAAAATGATACAGGCTATTGTTTTTTTTCCTTTCGACTGAGCCACGATCTGCGGTCGTGAAATAGGTATACGTTTGGTTCCACCTCCGCTTAACGAAAAAGCCGATGATCTGAATCCCAGGTTCTGATGAAACCATTCGCCATTTAGGAAAGTCACTAACTGATATTGTGGCACATCAGAATCCTGCTCTCTCCAATAAGAAGCTATATAAGGTTGTCCTTTATCATCAGCCACCATAGAAGTCTGGTTGATCAACTCACTTCGCTGAGGAATGCGACAAGCATATTCGGCACTTTTAGCATTAACCGGTAAAACATATTTATCACCGTTGGTTTTCTCCCAGGTCACGCCACCATCTTTTGATCGCGCATAACATAAATCATGATTGGATGACACATCCCATGTTTCGCGCCATACCCATGACAGATGAATGGTTCCTTTTGAATCAATACAAGCCTGCCAATACGCATTGCGCTGACCTTCACCGTCAATAAGGTTAGTGTGTAATACACTCCATTTTTGCGCTTTAGTATCATACTTCTGTATTGCCAGGTTTCCTCTGCCCGACATACCATCACGATACATGAAAATCAGATTGCCATCAGGCATTTTAAAAAACTGAGGATAAGTCACATTGTCTTCATTGGCTCCAGCCATTGATTGTTTATTACCTAATTCCAGACCATACGGTACTTTGCTTCTGGCATATCTTAGCGGATGTCCGTGATGATCCCAGGAAACATGCAAATAACCATCTCCATCCACCATAATACTAATACAGTTATGGGCATCTTTTACATTCCCTTTGTATTGTGTAACGTATGTTTTAAATGTTGTTGATTTAATATGACGTTTACCTAAGGTGAGATAACCATCGGGATTGTAAAACGCTATAAACTGAGTATCAATTACAGTTACCAATGAGTTTTGTCGAAAAACAACTGCATTTACCGAGTTATTGGACCATCCATCAGCTACGTCAATAACATTCTGAGCTGATAAATTTATACTGGTAAAAAACAATACAACTATAAGGCTTAAGGATCTTATCATTTTGTCAACTAATTTTAATCAAAAATAAGAAATATGGTTATAGAGAAATAATATAAATACGACACATTGTGTTAGAAATCTAAAAACAGGTTGGTTATTCCAAAATATTATTACAATTTATCAACCAACATTTCAAACCCTTACAACAATTTTTAAACCAATTTAAAACAACAACGTTTTTACAGCAGTTATACTAATATATCACACAATCATATTAACCATCTGAAATGGGATTATTAACATCATTATTTAAAAAAACGCCTAAACCGTTAAAACTAGATACTTCCAAAAAATACCATTGTCCAACGGCTACCATTTTATATGGCACTAAAACCGGTAATGCTCAATTGGTTGCTCAACAACTGCAAAAGACATTGGAGCAATATAAAATTGATTCGGAATGTTATAACATAGCCAAATATGACGTTAACCGTATCTTTTCTGAGAAACTGCTTTTGATTGTGATGAGTACTGATGGTGAAGGAGAACTTCCGCCTAACAGTAAGAAGTTTTTTGGTTTCCTAAAACATGATAAATTTCCTCAATTAGCTGATTTGAAATATTCAATATGTGCACTTGGTGACTCGAGCTACGAATATTTTTGTGGTGCAGGCAAGTTAGTGGATGCCCAACTACAGGCACTGGGTGCTCAATCAGTGATACCACGTGTAGATTGTGATGTTGACTTTAAGGGAGATGCACTTGACTGGATTGAAAAGGTTTTCCATTTCCTGAGTAATAACACTCAAAAAGAGCTCACCTCATCACCATCCATTGATTTTAAAGAACCGGATATGCTGGAAGCTTTGTTAACCGATCGCTACATGTTGACCAAAGGTGATCAGGATAAAGCTACATGGCATATTGTAATGGATAATTCTGAAAATAAAGTTGAATACCAAAGTGGAGATTGTATTGAAATCATTCCAGAAAATCCAGACCAACTTGTGGCAAAAATTCTGGATATTTTGCATATCGATTCAGAGGAATTTATAGATGACAGTAAACAATCTGTTTTTGAACTTCTGAAATACAAATATGAACTTACCAAATTAAACCGAAAAGTAGTCAGAAATTACTATGCTGCTACCTCTCAGCTTTCCTTATCAATTCTGATTAATGATCAGGAAACCTTGAATAAATATGTATCTAAAAAAGACGTACTTGATCTTATAACAGATTATCCATCAGATATTGATGCAGCAACTCTGACTAAGATTCTCTCACCTTTGCAATCGAGATACTATTCCATTGCTTCAGGATATAAAGCCACACCAGATGAAATTCATCTGACCATAAAAACCATCCGTTTTGAAGAGCAGGCCCGTTTTTACGAGGGAGCGGCTTCGGTTTATATGAACGAAGGATTACAAAAAGGTACCAAAGTACATTTCAGATTAATACCCAGTCTCGGATTTCATCTTCCGGAAGATTCATCAACCCCTGTTATTTTAATAGGTATTGGAACAGGAATTGCACCCTACAGAGGTTTTTTACAGGATCTAAAAAAAGAGAACGTTAAAGACCAGGCCTGGTTGATTTGGGGAGACAAAAAACAGGCAGAAGACTTTTTGTATGAAGATGAGCTTCAAGAATATCTTCAATCAGGATACATAAAGTACCTTGACACTG contains:
- a CDS encoding efflux RND transporter periplasmic adaptor subunit, which gives rise to MNKKAYSLIILMAALLIISVCGWFFVSPDPVLIRGEVDAKQVSIATKIVGRVARLDIEEGQHVQKGDTLMIIDSPEVYAKLMQAEAVKAAATAQSDKAQKGARDEQIEAAKSVWKKAEAASDLMAKTFERIQTLYEEGVVPAQKRDEVETQMKAAQLTAKAAEAQYLMAKNGARTEDKSAAAALVNQANGAVTEVESYIKETEVIAGISGQISTIIPNEGELVTPGLPVVTITDLSDAWMTFNIREDWLPKVKQGKQFPVSIPALGLEDVMVEVTYINSLGNFATNTATKSVGDYDLKTFEVRMKPTQNIDGLLPGMSVIVNSELFQ
- a CDS encoding BNR repeat-containing protein yields the protein MIRSLSLIVVLFFTSINLSAQNVIDVADGWSNNSVNAVVFRQNSLVTVIDTQFIAFYNPDGYLTLGKRHIKSTTFKTYVTQYKGNVKDAHNCISIMVDGDGYLHVSWDHHGHPLRYARSKVPYGLELGNKQSMAGANEDNVTYPQFFKMPDGNLIFMYRDGMSGRGNLAIQKYDTKAQKWSVLHTNLIDGEGQRNAYWQACIDSKGTIHLSWVWRETWDVSSNHDLCYARSKDGGVTWEKTNGDKYVLPVNAKSAEYACRIPQRSELINQTSMVADDKGQPYIASYWREQDSDVPQYQLVTFLNGEWFHQNLGFRSSAFSLSGGGTKRIPISRPQIVAQSKGKKTIACIIFRDQERDEKVSLAKVTLGKKTKIELSDITDFGVGLWEPSFDTELWKEKGQLHLFVQKVDQVDGEGVASSKPTLVKVIEVKKL
- a CDS encoding flavodoxin domain-containing protein translates to MGLLTSLFKKTPKPLKLDTSKKYHCPTATILYGTKTGNAQLVAQQLQKTLEQYKIDSECYNIAKYDVNRIFSEKLLLIVMSTDGEGELPPNSKKFFGFLKHDKFPQLADLKYSICALGDSSYEYFCGAGKLVDAQLQALGAQSVIPRVDCDVDFKGDALDWIEKVFHFLSNNTQKELTSSPSIDFKEPDMLEALLTDRYMLTKGDQDKATWHIVMDNSENKVEYQSGDCIEIIPENPDQLVAKILDILHIDSEEFIDDSKQSVFELLKYKYELTKLNRKVVRNYYAATSQLSLSILINDQETLNKYVSKKDVLDLITDYPSDIDAATLTKILSPLQSRYYSIASGYKATPDEIHLTIKTIRFEEQARFYEGAASVYMNEGLQKGTKVHFRLIPSLGFHLPEDSSTPVILIGIGTGIAPYRGFLQDLKKENVKDQAWLIWGDKKQAEDFLYEDELQEYLQSGYIKYLDTAFSRDQEEKRYVQHLLKERKKELMQWIDMGAHIYLCGHTHMGHDVRSTLSDIFMEEKGLSKQDANQQIVNMQENGLLHEDLY
- a CDS encoding glycoside hydrolase family 3 N-terminal domain-containing protein; the protein is MKNLLLSIIILSGLFFASCQPSTKKELPKQTDSLSVNKEWKKLSVREKVGQLVCYQFNINEMLQLGDGSYEQFFQKYPIGSIFLANWNIAGAVSADSVKNEYIKIVNQCKIASQNPLLFTEDFETGLGFVIDGYTQLVTEMGLGAIGSEELAEQYGAIIASEARSIGINWLLHPVADLNINPYSYITNVRSIGKDADLAMKLLPAQIKGMQTNGVAATAKHFPGDGTDFINQHFSTSQNKLSVEEWNSTYGKVFQTLINDGVKVIMPGHISFPAYQNEKLNDEFLPATLSSELIQGLLKDKMGFNGVVVSDALNMAGIAQYYSSQIETEVECFKAGTDILLWPSLAVIDTIEARVNRGEIAMSRLDDAVERIWNLKAQLGLFEKDYQTIIPLSDSLLKQHHQTAFEISKKALTLISKKEIDSPFLSPTDQKILLVEVMQDYKEGVFDVLVNELKQRGLEVTVRRNLSYFESGSELTNLALEYDKIIFAYYSLPGVPWGDLSLSGPEALTMWASNMLPKDKVISLGFGDPYKNIIYLPRIETRINCYNIDSYSQRALAGALLGDFELTGMSPVSYPEL
- a CDS encoding ABC transporter permease, whose protein sequence is MNAILDKFKQIIYFAAQELHNIVKDSGVILIFFVATLLYPALYAFVYQKEAIDELPVAVIDNDNTQTSRKLVKMLDASSDIAITEKINDFQQAEHLFLEKKIYGIITLDNGFEKQVMKGEQAHMGVYCDGSYIMHYKTVLTAATQAGLTFGAGVQAKKLMMKGTPKSQLMAQISPVNLVSKPLFNATGGYGTYLMPPIMVLVIQQLLLIGIGMIGGTHREKHKGKYIISEEIKERGWDSWFLGRALSYFIIFMLVAYYLFVLTFKWFDFPIHGTSSDAMVLLIPMILASVFLAMWISTYFYFRVQSMMLFLFTSFIFLFLSGISWPVEAFPAFFKWFAQILPSTHGIQGIMKIQIFGAELSEVQNHITALWTLTAIFFAGSSLRFWQLSKMKH
- a CDS encoding ABC transporter permease, with protein sequence MLNKEQYQGMKGLMLREWNEILKTRTLRMCLVYFPILALIFFTWFFKAQQPDNLPIAVIDTDNSSTSSKLVKMLDAVPELKLVRSYTDLKSAETGLKEGTIYGVVAIPEGFEKSVIKGQQGDVVLLYNNELLIPAGTISKAVNKVTMTMGAGISIKRNMMKGDSYETALKKAQPIVIDSQVMFNSTVNYLYFLVSGILPAILQIFVLMVGGFVLGRELRQGTGKEWLAYADNNIIKAVVGKMAPYVAIFTLVGVTYNSVLYDYLNVPMNGSRWIIEIGQILMILAYFGISFTLVAWSRNMRFSISISAIFGALAFSFSGLTFPVSGMPDVAQSLTHMFPFTLYLELFLNQAFYGASVLSGLARLAIMCGFIILPLLSIKRMKEVMSDSKFYGRL